GTTGGTTTATTCATACCTCCTTGAGGATTGAATCTCAAACGCAAATCGCTTTGGATTTTTATGTGAAAAATAAGAAATATATACCGAAGTGCATTAATATAGAAAGAATTCCTCCCCCACTATTATCCCATAGTGGAGACAAACTCATTAATGATTATATAGCACAACCAATTCATTTTTTGTATGCGGATACACTTAAATTTGTTAGCAAAGAGGATCCCAACAGTGATCCAGAGTTGACTGTGTATGTAAATTTGGGTTATGTAAAATACTATAAGCCTATTCTGTTTAATGATTGTAAGATGTGCTTGCCCGGTTCAGAATGCTTAACACTCAAGGCAATTCGATATGATGGTGTGATTAGGATAGAAGAATTCTTGCATAATATGCTGATTGATTGATCAAAAGAGGATAAGAATACAATACTAGGCGATAATTTATCTAGGCTGCCAAGAAATGCCAGCTTTATCTAATATCGTCCAGATATCGTAATGAATCCAGAAACCGCATTTACGCAAATTTTTATTAACTTAAACTCCAGTATTTTTATCGGATATGAATGTGGAATGAAGAAAAGCCCTTTTCAATGCCCTCATTAGTGCGCAGAGGCGGGCAAGTGAAACTTCTTTTGCAAAATCAAAAAATGGTTTTATGTTTATTTGCTGATATGAATAAGAAACCTACAATCATTGCTTACTTGAAACCTTGGTGCGGATGGAGTAACGGTGTCCGCGCGGTGCTTCAAAAATATAATCTGCCTTATGAGGATCGGGATATTATTGGCAATATCCAAAATCGAATTGAGATGGTGCAGAAAAGCGGACAGGAGCTTTCCCCTTGTGTCGAAGTGGATGGACATATGTTAGCAGATATCAGTGGGGAAGAGCTTGAGCAGTGGTTAGTGGCCAATGGTTACGTCCAAAAGAGTGACGCGCCGACAGCAGTGCCGATTAACCAGCCGTGCAGTGATGAGGAGCATGCGGCGCAACGTTCAGCTAATTCGATCCCGGTAAAAATCAACTTCTAGCCTTATTCATATGCGTCGGTTGGGAGTGGCGCTGTGGCGAGTTTGATGCAAGCGTGCCACGCGGGCGGTAAAGTGAGGACTGAGCTCCGGTCCAGGAGATGAAGAAGATTGTGCTGTGTGAAGAGGCTAGGTATTTTCAGGTGCTGTGTTTCATGCCACCGTAAAGTTGCCTGGCTCAAAAAGCATCACCAATCGTGCGCATATTTTAAATTTTCTTTCGAAGAGCCCTGCACGGTTACGAGGTGCCTTAGTTTCTGAAGACACCGAGCACATGATGGAATGTGTGAGGCGGGTGCAAGAGGTGCGAGGGCGCGGGGGAGAGGAAGTTGTCGACCTTTTCGTTGGAAACTCAGGCACGACAGCGCGCTTTTTGATACCGGCGTTGTTGCATTATCCGGGTAGTTATCGGGTTGACGGGGTGCCTCGGATGAGAGAGCGGCCGATGCGCGGGTTGATTGAGGCGATGCGACAGCTTGGGGCTGAGGTGAGGTGCCTAGATAAAACGGACGCGCTTCCTATTCTTTTGAGGACTTATCCAAAGATAAGTCCTTATGCGGAAGTCGAGGTAGAAAAGACTAGCCAGTTTCTCTCCGGCCTTTTGATGGCTTTGCCACTGGCGGCTCATCCGCAGTTGACGTTGCAACTCAGCGGCCCGCTTCAGTCTGAGCCGTATGTAGCGATCACTTTGCGGATGATGGCTCAATTTGGTTTGAAACATTTGCCGGTTTATGATGCGGGAGCGCATTGCTACCGGATCATGGGAGGGCAAGATTATGCACCTCCGGAGGAGTATGGAATAGAGCCAGATGCTTCTGCAGCGTCTTATTTTATGGCGTTGGCGGCGATTCACGCGGGGAGTTCGGTTTTTGTGCCTGAGTTGACGACGAATGCTCTTCAGGGAGATGTGGCGTTTGCGCAAGTCCTTTCTCGTATGGGGGCTGAAGTTGAATACACTGAGAAGGGGATTCGTGTGACGGGCACGGATCGTCTTTGTGGTGTCGATGTGGATATGAATGCGATCTCCGATACAGTGATGACTTTGGCGGCGATTGCGCCGTTGGCTGATTCGCCGACGACGATTCGGAATGTGGCGCATATTCGGCTGAAGGAGTCGGATAGGATTGCAGCGACGGCGACGGAGTTGAGACGACTAGGAGTGCGAGTGGAGGAGCGCGAGGACGGTCTGCGAATTTTTCCGACGAGAAAATTTCAGTCTGCTGAGATTGAGACTTATGAGGATCATCGGATTGCTATGGCTTTTGCGGTGCTGGGGACGAGGGTCTCTGGGATGAGGATTAGGAATCCAAAATGTGTGGCGAAGACTTTTCCGGGCTTTTTTGAGGTGTTGGAGCAGGTGCTCAGAAGCTCGAGGGGGGGTGTATAGGAGTCAGAAGGCTTTTTGTAAGGTGTTAGATCTGCCTGGGAGATGTGGCGGCAATTTTTTAGCGGGTGGTATGTTGGTGGAGAGACGGCAGTCGGGAGGTTAGTTAGAGCTGGATGTTTAGGAATCGCTTGAGGTCATCGAGTTTGCCTGCGCAGCCGAGTTTTTGGTTTCGACCGGCGATGAACTTGGCGTATTCGTCCATGAAGATCTTGCCGGGGGTTCGGAAATCGAATTCGGTGGGGTGATCGCGGAAGTATTCGCGATGGACGCGTGTCCAGACGAGGCGGCCGTCGGTGTCGATGTTGACTTTGGTGACACCTAGTTTGGCGGCGGGGAGATATTCGTTTTCGTCGACGCCGCGGGCTGAGGGGTCGAGTTGTCCTCCTGCGGCGTTGATGCGTGCGACTTCTTCTTTGGGGACACTGGAAGAACCGTGCATGACGATGGGGATCGGCTGCATGCCTGCAGCAATTAGGTTATCGCGGATGGCTTGTATGACGTCGAAGTGGAGGGATTGGCGGCCTTTGAATTTGTAAGCGCCGTGAGAGGTGCCGATGGCGGCGGCGAGTGCGTCGCAACCTGTGCGGCGGATGAATTCTACGGCTTCTTTGGGATCGGTGAGGCAGGCGTGACCTTCTTCGACGACGATGTCTTCTTCGACGCCGCCGAGCATGCCGAGCTCGGCTTCTACTGAGATTCCGCGGGCATGGGCGCGCTCGACGACGCGGCGTGTGATGGCGACGTTTTCTTCAAAAGGGTGATGGGAAGCATCGATCATCACCGAGGAGTAAAAGCCTGACTCGATGCATTCGTAGCAGGTTTCCTCGTCGCCGTGATCGAGGTGGACGGCGAAAAGGAGGCCGGGGAAGATTTCATCTGCGGCACGTATGAGGGATTCGAGGATGCGCTTGTGGGTGTATTTGCGGGCGCCCTTGGAGATTTGGATGATAAAAGGGGCTTGTGAGTCCCAACAGCCTCGAAAGAGGCCCATGATTTGCTCGGCATTGTTGACGTTCCAGGCGCCGATGGCGTATTGGCCATAGGCATGGCGATAGAGCGAGGCGGTGGTTACGATCATTGGCGGAGTAGGGTAGGGAGAGGAGAGGGAGAGTCAAGTGTCGGGATGGATTTTGCGTTTGAGGAATAGTAGGGGGTGGCTAGAGAGAGGGAGAGATGTTTGCGTCAGCATTCAAGAGCGTCGAGGTGCGGCCAGAGGTGTGGCGAGCATTTCGAGAAGCGGATCGAATGGCTGGGACGAACAATTTCGTGATGGCCTCGTTGCTTGCCATGGTGCTGGTGATTATGGGTGCGGTGTTGGATCACTTTGTCTATCCGCAGCAGGCGGGGCTTTTTTTGCTTTTGCGGTTTGCGTGTGCATCGGCGTTGGCGGTGTTATTGACGATTGGTTTGCAGCCTGTAGGACGGCGCTTTTATCGTCTTATTAGTGTCTGTGTAGCTCTAGTGCCGGCTTTGACCTTTGGTGTGATGATTTTTTTAACGGACGGCCACTTGTCTACTTACTATGTGGCACTGGTGCTGTTTTTGTTGCTTTTTGGATTAATTCTGAACTGGAGCCCTCAGCAGAGCATCGTAGCCGTCTATGCTGTTTGTCTGATATATCTTGCAGCGTGCATTTTTAATGAGCGTCAGAGTATCAACTTTGGGGTCTTTTTTAACAATATGTATTTCATCCTTCTGGCAAGTGCTGTCGTGATTTTTGGTAGCTGGGTGCAAACGAATGCTCGTATGCGAGCATTTGTTTTGCAGCATGAACTTTCCGAAAAAAATCGTCGTCTTGAAATTGCTTTTGAACAACTCCGTGAAACTGAAGCTGAG
The window above is part of the Candidatus Methylacidiphilales bacterium genome. Proteins encoded here:
- the aroA gene encoding 3-phosphoshikimate 1-carboxyvinyltransferase, with the translated sequence MFHATVKLPGSKSITNRAHILNFLSKSPARLRGALVSEDTEHMMECVRRVQEVRGRGGEEVVDLFVGNSGTTARFLIPALLHYPGSYRVDGVPRMRERPMRGLIEAMRQLGAEVRCLDKTDALPILLRTYPKISPYAEVEVEKTSQFLSGLLMALPLAAHPQLTLQLSGPLQSEPYVAITLRMMAQFGLKHLPVYDAGAHCYRIMGGQDYAPPEEYGIEPDASAASYFMALAAIHAGSSVFVPELTTNALQGDVAFAQVLSRMGAEVEYTEKGIRVTGTDRLCGVDVDMNAISDTVMTLAAIAPLADSPTTIRNVAHIRLKESDRIAATATELRRLGVRVEEREDGLRIFPTRKFQSAEIETYEDHRIAMAFAVLGTRVSGMRIRNPKCVAKTFPGFFEVLEQVLRSSRGGV
- a CDS encoding class II fructose-bisphosphate aldolase translates to MIVTTASLYRHAYGQYAIGAWNVNNAEQIMGLFRGCWDSQAPFIIQISKGARKYTHKRILESLIRAADEIFPGLLFAVHLDHGDEETCYECIESGFYSSVMIDASHHPFEENVAITRRVVERAHARGISVEAELGMLGGVEEDIVVEEGHACLTDPKEAVEFIRRTGCDALAAAIGTSHGAYKFKGRQSLHFDVIQAIRDNLIAAGMQPIPIVMHGSSSVPKEEVARINAAGGQLDPSARGVDENEYLPAAKLGVTKVNIDTDGRLVWTRVHREYFRDHPTEFDFRTPGKIFMDEYAKFIAGRNQKLGCAGKLDDLKRFLNIQL
- a CDS encoding glutaredoxin — encoded protein: MWNEEKPFSMPSLVRRGGQVKLLLQNQKMVLCLFADMNKKPTIIAYLKPWCGWSNGVRAVLQKYNLPYEDRDIIGNIQNRIEMVQKSGQELSPCVEVDGHMLADISGEELEQWLVANGYVQKSDAPTAVPINQPCSDEEHAAQRSANSIPVKINF